The following are from one region of the Chloracidobacterium sp. genome:
- a CDS encoding peroxiredoxin, with protein sequence MNIGINAPEFSLKDGNGTQWSLDDHRGQTVVLIFYPADNSPVCTAQLCSVRDHWSEYQATGAEVVGISTDSVESHKGFAEKNELPLRLLADTDGKVSAMYGMKSWIPGRSARGVVVIDGDGKIAYHKVQALSLFKPADEDVLAAIGRAG encoded by the coding sequence ATGAACATTGGAATCAACGCTCCGGAGTTTTCGCTGAAGGACGGCAATGGGACTCAATGGTCGCTCGACGATCATCGCGGACAGACGGTCGTGCTGATCTTTTACCCTGCGGATAATTCACCCGTTTGCACGGCTCAGCTTTGTTCGGTGCGGGACCACTGGTCGGAGTATCAGGCGACCGGGGCTGAGGTTGTCGGGATATCGACTGACTCGGTTGAGTCGCATAAGGGGTTTGCCGAGAAAAATGAGCTGCCGCTGCGGCTATTGGCGGACACTGATGGCAAGGTTTCGGCGATGTATGGGATGAAGTCGTGGATTCCGGGGCGTTCGGCCCGTGGTGTGGTTGTGATCGATGGTGACGGAAAGATCGCCTATCACAAAGTGCAGGCCCTTAGCCTGTTCAAGCCGGCTGACGAAGATGTCCTGGCGGCTATCGGGCGTGCCGGATAG
- a CDS encoding Fe(2+)-trafficking protein, producing the protein MALFGEKFKCGRCGQKTEPMGYAPIPTELGQKIGAEMCGECWKEWLKKQNQLINHFGIDVSNPDSHEFLFDNMKIFFYNEGVELAQIDTSQEGKVNW; encoded by the coding sequence ATGGCGTTATTCGGCGAAAAATTTAAGTGCGGGCGGTGCGGGCAAAAGACTGAGCCGATGGGCTACGCTCCGATCCCGACCGAGCTCGGGCAGAAGATAGGTGCCGAGATGTGCGGCGAATGTTGGAAAGAATGGCTGAAAAAGCAGAACCAGCTTATCAATCATTTTGGGATCGATGTTTCGAATCCAGACTCTCACGAGTTTCTTTTCGACAACATGAAGATCTTCTTTTACAACGAAGGCGTGGAACTGGCACAGATCGATACATCGCAGGAAGGCAAGGTCAACTGGTAA
- a CDS encoding DUF2256 domain-containing protein produces MKPLGKYKKRDLPTKICERCGRPMVWRARWRRNWEAIKFCSERCRRTKTAITS; encoded by the coding sequence ATGAAACCGCTCGGAAAATACAAAAAGCGTGACCTTCCAACCAAGATCTGCGAGCGGTGCGGCCGTCCGATGGTCTGGCGTGCACGCTGGAGACGAAACTGGGAAGCCATTAAATTCTGTTCGGAGCGCTGTCGCCGGACAAAAACGGCAATTACCAGTTGA
- a CDS encoding arginine-tRNA-protein transferase, translating to MFFNDLELINEQFNCDFARPDQMDALWEQGWRHFGNHFFRYNLGFHNDEIQCVLPLRIRLAHFTFSKSQRRNLRRNTSLRTKIGPLNLTPEAERLFVRHKIRFREGVPESLSNFVPRRAADSPADTMQLSVFDGERLVAESYFDAGATALSGIYAMFDPEMAKYGLGVFTLLKEIEFAIDAKKELYYLGYAYEGASFYDYKKRFRATEAFDWADTWYPVAANTA from the coding sequence ATGTTCTTCAACGACCTTGAGCTAATCAACGAACAATTCAATTGTGATTTCGCTCGCCCAGACCAGATGGATGCTCTCTGGGAGCAAGGTTGGCGTCATTTCGGAAATCACTTCTTCCGATACAATCTCGGGTTCCACAACGACGAGATCCAGTGTGTCTTGCCGCTCAGGATTCGCCTCGCGCATTTCACGTTCTCAAAAAGCCAGCGTCGAAACCTTCGGCGTAACACGTCGCTGCGGACGAAGATCGGCCCACTGAACCTCACTCCTGAAGCCGAGAGACTTTTCGTCCGGCATAAGATCAGATTTCGCGAAGGCGTCCCGGAGTCGCTCAGCAATTTTGTCCCGCGTCGTGCGGCCGATTCGCCGGCCGATACTATGCAGCTGAGCGTGTTCGACGGCGAACGACTCGTAGCCGAAAGCTATTTCGATGCCGGTGCGACCGCCCTTTCAGGTATCTATGCGATGTTCGATCCGGAAATGGCAAAGTATGGCCTCGGCGTGTTCACGCTCTTGAAAGAGATCGAGTTCGCGATCGACGCCAAAAAGGAACTCTACTATCTTGGCTATGCTTACGAGGGAGCGTCCTTTTACGATTACAAAAAACGCTTCCGTGCAACGGAAGCGTTCGATTGGGCCGACACCTGGTATCCGGTCGCGGCAAACACCGCGTGA
- a CDS encoding deoxyribodipyrimidine photo-lyase — MDYIKSKMRINERVVLLNQKDINTKGRYVVYWIQMFKRTSHNHALVWAIRKANELKLPLVVYEGLKYYYPWASDRLHTFILEGVEEKRKEFERLGIRYIFYLQKDESSAKNTVATLAKDAALIVTDDFPCFIIPGHNRRIAERADIPVHAVDSNGIVPMSKFDKEEYAAYTIRPKIKKLLPNYLKPFVEESVEYGSLELDVDCPETVVTAEAISSLVAACDIDHSVKPSDVYHGGTANGRKRLKKFVEEILPDYETARNKPDRVGSSRLSSYLHFGFLSPLEIALAVQDADAPQESKDAYLEELIVRRELSYNMTRHNPKYDSLEALPSWVHKTMRAHAADERDVTYSLEQLEAGETHDELWNACQREMVTTGEMHNYVRMLWGKNVIAWSPSYELAFETLVHLNNKYCLDGRNPNSYAGILWCFGKHDRPWMERPVFGQIRYMTSGSTGKKFDSKKYIALTKML, encoded by the coding sequence GTGGATTATATTAAATCGAAGATGCGGATCAACGAAAGAGTAGTCCTGCTAAATCAGAAAGATATCAACACAAAGGGTCGCTATGTTGTGTATTGGATTCAGATGTTCAAGCGGACGTCGCATAACCATGCGCTTGTTTGGGCGATACGGAAGGCGAACGAACTTAAACTGCCGCTGGTGGTTTATGAAGGGTTGAAGTATTACTACCCGTGGGCGAGCGACCGGCTGCATACGTTCATTCTTGAGGGTGTTGAGGAGAAGCGTAAAGAATTTGAACGGCTCGGCATTCGTTACATCTTCTATCTGCAGAAGGATGAAAGTTCGGCGAAGAACACGGTCGCGACGCTCGCGAAAGATGCCGCGTTGATCGTCACTGACGACTTTCCCTGCTTCATCATTCCCGGCCACAACCGACGGATCGCCGAGCGGGCGGACATTCCCGTCCACGCGGTCGATTCGAATGGGATCGTGCCGATGTCCAAGTTCGACAAGGAAGAATACGCGGCATACACGATCAGGCCGAAGATCAAAAAGCTGCTTCCGAATTATTTAAAGCCGTTCGTCGAGGAATCGGTCGAGTACGGCTCGCTCGAGTTGGACGTCGATTGTCCGGAGACGGTCGTGACGGCTGAAGCGATAAGCTCGCTGGTTGCCGCGTGCGATATCGATCATTCGGTGAAGCCGTCGGATGTTTATCATGGCGGGACGGCGAACGGCCGAAAGCGTCTCAAGAAATTTGTCGAAGAGATCTTGCCCGATTACGAAACTGCACGAAACAAACCCGACCGCGTAGGATCGTCGCGGCTTTCGTCGTACTTACACTTTGGCTTCTTGTCACCGCTTGAGATCGCACTCGCCGTACAGGACGCGGACGCACCTCAAGAATCGAAAGATGCTTACCTCGAAGAGCTTATCGTTCGGCGGGAGCTTTCGTATAACATGACACGGCACAATCCGAAATACGATTCGCTCGAGGCACTTCCGTCATGGGTACATAAGACAATGCGGGCGCATGCCGCAGACGAACGTGACGTTACATACTCGCTCGAACAACTCGAAGCAGGCGAAACGCACGACGAACTTTGGAACGCCTGCCAGCGTGAAATGGTCACGACCGGCGAGATGCATAACTACGTCAGGATGCTCTGGGGCAAGAACGTCATTGCGTGGTCGCCGTCTTACGAGCTCGCTTTTGAGACACTTGTTCACCTCAACAATAAATACTGCCTCGACGGCCGCAACCCGAACTCATATGCCGGCATCCTCTGGTGCTTCGGCAAGCACGACCGGCCGTGGATGGAACGGCCCGTGTTCGGCCAGATACGCTACATGACGAGCGGCAGCACCGGAAAGAAGTTCGATTCGAAAAAGTATATTGCGCTGACAAAGATGCTTTGA
- a CDS encoding phosphodiester glycosidase family protein, which translates to MKYISLFFRELLSTYRFVKPAHLVFTLCALCVLCGKTPAQDFKQLHPGVEYAQVEHKLGDDPVKINLLRLDRTKIRLDVVHAGDSAIGVETTSSIAKRRNAVAAINSGFFRLDKSAYLGDASGVLMIDRILFSESLNDRTALFISDYPVTNLGFGQVRTEHFLEWDGRKLPVHGINREGKADEIVVYEKAFGSSTPPGFAGVNITILNGRVASVSKAANIEIPAKGYVISASGKLATELSGIRPGDDVSYYRLPLLLRDGLRLPLEMVDDIVAGVPQLIKNGKIDITWEQEKASRSFAETRHPRTAVAKLKDGKFLMMTVDGRQPGVSVGMSLQELAEYLFSLGAVDAMNLDGGGSTTMFLDGKVVNKPSDPSGERKIGDAILVTLRKNR; encoded by the coding sequence ATGAAATATATAAGTCTGTTCTTCCGCGAACTTTTATCTACCTATCGATTCGTCAAGCCGGCTCATTTGGTTTTCACCCTCTGTGCCCTCTGTGTTCTCTGTGGCAAAACTCCCGCACAGGATTTCAAACAGCTCCATCCCGGCGTCGAGTACGCACAAGTCGAACACAAACTCGGCGATGATCCGGTGAAGATCAACCTCCTGCGGCTCGACCGAACAAAGATCAGACTCGATGTCGTGCATGCCGGAGATTCGGCGATCGGGGTGGAGACCACGTCTTCGATCGCGAAACGCCGAAATGCTGTCGCCGCTATCAATTCCGGATTCTTTCGGCTCGACAAGAGTGCTTACCTCGGAGATGCCTCGGGCGTGCTTATGATCGACCGCATTCTTTTCAGCGAATCCCTAAATGATCGGACAGCACTTTTCATTTCGGACTACCCAGTAACGAACCTCGGTTTTGGTCAGGTTAGGACCGAACATTTCCTGGAATGGGACGGCCGAAAGCTTCCGGTCCACGGTATCAACCGTGAAGGAAAGGCGGACGAGATCGTCGTTTACGAAAAGGCGTTCGGTTCCTCTACTCCGCCTGGCTTCGCTGGCGTCAACATAACCATTCTGAATGGCAGGGTGGCTTCAGTAAGCAAGGCGGCAAACATAGAGATACCAGCCAAAGGATACGTGATCTCTGCCTCAGGAAAGCTTGCCACTGAGCTTTCGGGTATCCGGCCCGGTGACGACGTTAGCTACTATCGGCTTCCACTGCTTCTTCGGGATGGACTTCGGCTGCCGCTTGAGATGGTGGACGACATCGTTGCGGGCGTCCCCCAACTCATCAAGAACGGCAAGATCGACATAACTTGGGAGCAGGAGAAGGCGAGCAGGTCGTTTGCCGAGACGCGGCATCCGCGGACGGCGGTGGCGAAATTGAAGGACGGCAAGTTTCTGATGATGACGGTCGATGGCCGCCAGCCGGGCGTGAGCGTCGGGATGTCGCTGCAGGAATTGGCGGAGTATCTTTTCTCGCTCGGTGCGGTCGACGCAATGAACCTCGACGGCGGCGGATCGACGACGATGTTCCTCGACGGCAAGGTTGTCAACAAACCCTCCGACCCGTCCGGCGAACGCAAGATCGGCGACGCGATCCTGGTAACATTGCGAAAGAACAGGTAA
- a CDS encoding FAD-dependent monooxygenase, whose translation MQTDVLIVGAGPTGLSLANQLARYGVDFAIVDKREGTTPHSKAIGVQARTLEIYEQMEIADRLIAQGSHAEKARLVSGGEVRGEIDLRNIGKGMSPFPFLLIVEQGLHETLLYDHLRSYGVDVKWQSKLESFTHDETSVSAQIVCKEVRDEISARYIVGCDGAHSPVRHSLGLKFEGATFERLFYVADVELDWEFSHDALHVNLGDETLTAFFPMVGTRRWRIVGTFPEGHEKDPSEILFDEIEQQVTQDTELKFDIIKVNWSSVYKVHSRSVESFSMGRCFLAGDAAHIHTPAGAQGMNTGIQDGYNLAWKLAQVLKYGSPNSLLESYNEERLPNAKRLLSTTDRVFDLAASDEWFTSFVRKNVFPYVANFALSFDAVKRIVFPLVSQIGISYRESSLSETVGSFAVKAGDRMPWLEIDGRSIYNDLRAPIFHLVIFSDAASEILPLPDALLNKWKERIDSHVYPLDTKVQEAFGYNDPFFVILRPDNYIGLLSDDLSPNRIGQYLQKFE comes from the coding sequence ATGCAAACGGACGTCTTGATCGTAGGAGCCGGACCAACCGGGTTGTCATTGGCCAACCAACTGGCTCGATACGGAGTCGACTTCGCGATCGTCGATAAACGCGAAGGAACAACTCCGCATTCGAAGGCGATCGGTGTTCAGGCTCGGACCCTCGAGATTTATGAGCAGATGGAAATCGCCGACAGGCTTATCGCGCAGGGTTCGCACGCCGAGAAAGCTCGACTCGTCAGCGGCGGTGAAGTACGTGGTGAGATCGATCTTCGAAACATCGGTAAGGGAATGAGTCCTTTCCCGTTTCTCCTAATTGTCGAACAAGGCCTTCACGAGACATTGCTTTACGACCATCTTAGATCGTACGGCGTTGACGTGAAATGGCAGAGCAAACTTGAGAGCTTTACACACGACGAGACATCGGTCTCCGCTCAGATCGTATGCAAAGAAGTCCGCGATGAAATTAGCGCCAGGTACATTGTCGGCTGCGACGGCGCTCATAGTCCGGTTCGTCATTCGCTTGGGCTCAAGTTCGAAGGAGCTACTTTTGAGCGATTGTTCTATGTTGCGGACGTCGAACTCGACTGGGAGTTTTCGCATGACGCGCTGCACGTTAATCTGGGTGACGAAACGCTCACTGCTTTTTTCCCGATGGTCGGGACGCGACGTTGGAGGATCGTCGGCACATTCCCCGAGGGGCATGAGAAAGACCCGAGCGAGATACTCTTTGACGAGATCGAGCAACAGGTAACGCAAGACACGGAGCTGAAGTTTGACATAATCAAAGTCAACTGGAGTTCTGTTTACAAAGTCCACTCACGATCCGTGGAGAGCTTTTCGATGGGACGATGTTTCTTGGCGGGTGACGCAGCTCACATTCACACGCCCGCCGGTGCACAGGGAATGAACACCGGAATTCAAGATGGATATAACCTTGCGTGGAAGCTTGCTCAGGTTCTGAAGTACGGCTCTCCGAATTCACTGCTTGAAAGTTATAACGAGGAAAGGCTGCCGAACGCCAAGCGGTTACTCAGCACAACTGACCGGGTCTTCGATCTTGCGGCAAGCGATGAATGGTTCACCTCATTCGTCAGGAAAAATGTTTTCCCGTATGTTGCGAATTTTGCGCTAAGCTTCGACGCAGTGAAAAGGATCGTTTTTCCACTCGTCTCGCAGATCGGTATAAGTTATCGTGAGAGTTCGCTGAGCGAGACAGTAGGCAGCTTTGCAGTGAAAGCCGGGGATCGAATGCCCTGGCTTGAGATCGACGGACGGAGTATTTACAACGACCTTCGTGCGCCGATATTTCACCTTGTTATCTTCTCAGATGCAGCCTCCGAGATCCTGCCTCTTCCTGATGCGCTCTTGAACAAATGGAAGGAACGAATTGATTCGCACGTATATCCACTCGACACGAAGGTGCAGGAGGCGTTCGGCTATAACGATCCGTTCTTTGTGATCCTTCGGCCGGACAACTACATTGGGCTGCTCTCGGACGACCTCTCGCCGAACCGAATCGGGCAGTACCTGCAAAAGTTCGAATAG
- a CDS encoding beta-lactamase family protein translates to MKLKQPAVFSFAVLLLTLSATFSVRADNVDRIVLERMKEQNIPGAAVAVIKNGKTVKVKGYGIASLEFGVPVSTDTVFEIGSVSKQMTAAAIMILVEDGKVRLDEKISAYLPGTPEAWKDVTVRHLLTHTSGIKSYTSLTGFELSRRVTIDGFIKQLSPYPLEFTPGEKNIYSNSGYNLLAYIIQTQSGKPYMEFMRERIFLPLGMTRTGDRDPQFIIPQRAGGYEWRTDRYVGRDGSLTDLMGAGSITSTIADMIKWEAALRGSKFLKPESKQEIWTQYTLSSGERSVYGFGWRISEVRGHKLIGHTGQTAGFGAAILRYIDDDVTVIALTNLGELGMGNLIASRVAKLFIPTLSLKFFKKISDHDKNKFELISRALRARIANESDLSIFTPEFVRTFTTERSKRTTQLVSSSGAIRAMDVVGFETVGNTRVYRLLSSSEKHIFLWRVTLDSDGKINDMVLEEYE, encoded by the coding sequence ATGAAGCTGAAACAACCCGCCGTATTTTCATTCGCCGTCCTGTTGCTGACACTCTCAGCGACATTTTCCGTTCGTGCCGACAATGTCGACCGTATCGTGCTTGAACGAATGAAGGAACAAAATATTCCCGGTGCGGCCGTCGCTGTTATCAAAAATGGAAAGACCGTCAAGGTGAAAGGATACGGCATTGCCAGCCTTGAATTTGGTGTTCCTGTTTCGACCGATACGGTCTTCGAGATCGGTTCGGTTTCGAAACAAATGACCGCGGCGGCGATCATGATCCTTGTCGAAGACGGCAAAGTACGTCTCGATGAAAAGATATCAGCGTACCTTCCCGGCACGCCCGAAGCGTGGAAAGATGTGACCGTAAGACATTTGTTAACACATACTTCGGGGATCAAGAGCTACACTAGCCTGACCGGATTCGAGCTTTCGCGGCGAGTCACGATCGATGGGTTCATCAAACAACTGTCGCCGTATCCACTCGAATTCACGCCGGGCGAAAAGAACATATACAGCAACAGCGGTTACAACCTGCTTGCATATATCATCCAGACACAGAGTGGAAAGCCGTATATGGAATTCATGCGTGAGCGCATTTTCTTGCCGCTCGGAATGACCCGTACCGGCGACCGCGACCCGCAGTTCATCATTCCGCAGCGTGCTGGCGGTTACGAATGGCGCACCGATCGCTACGTCGGACGCGACGGCAGTCTGACCGATCTGATGGGCGCGGGTTCGATCACTTCGACGATCGCAGACATGATCAAATGGGAAGCCGCACTTCGCGGCAGCAAGTTTTTGAAACCGGAGAGCAAGCAGGAGATATGGACACAGTACACGCTCAGCAGCGGCGAACGATCGGTCTACGGTTTTGGTTGGCGCATTTCTGAAGTGCGCGGCCACAAGCTTATCGGCCACACCGGACAGACCGCGGGATTTGGTGCCGCCATTCTTCGTTACATCGATGATGATGTCACGGTGATCGCACTCACGAATCTGGGCGAACTCGGAATGGGAAATTTGATCGCTTCGCGCGTCGCAAAACTTTTTATTCCGACGCTGTCTTTGAAATTTTTCAAAAAAATTTCTGATCACGACAAAAATAAATTCGAACTGATTTCACGAGCGTTACGCGCTCGCATTGCCAACGAATCAGACCTGAGTATATTCACTCCCGAGTTTGTACGAACTTTCACAACCGAACGATCTAAGCGCACAACGCAGCTTGTCTCCTCATCCGGTGCGATCCGCGCGATGGATGTTGTAGGCTTTGAAACTGTTGGAAATACAAGGGTTTACCGTCTTCTTTCAAGCTCGGAAAAACATATCTTCTTGTGGCGTGTCACGTTGGACAGCGATGGCAAGATCAACGATATGGTGCTTGAGGAATACGAGTGA
- the clpA gene encoding ATP-dependent Clp protease ATP-binding subunit ClpA, with protein MLSRELEETLSFAVDEAVKYRHEYVTLEHLLFALLQDTSARNILFNCGARIDELADSLEEYFSTVLEKMPEDVKHLPELTATFQSTINYAVLQAEGSGQPMVDGGNILAAFYQAEQSYAVYLLLQQGVSRLDILNYISHGISKVDGVGPMPEGFDEDDEFSGGGGQRPQAKPLESFTVELVARAKEGLIDPIVGRGAEIERTIQVLCRRKKNNPLYVGEPGVGKTALAEGLALKISEGDVPEVLKDAKVFALDMGAVLAGTRYRGDFEQRFKAIIADLKKEDNAILFIDEIHTIVGAGSVSGGSMDASNILKPALAAGELRCIGSTTHAEYKAAFDRDRALARRFQKIDIGEPTVDETFQILKGLKRFYEDHHGVKYSNESLRTAAELAGKYINDRFLPDKAIDVIDEVGAAVKLMPAGRRPKKVSVQMVENTVARMAKIPPKSVVGDEKARLRSLRDDIKRYIFGQDEAIDKVVDAIQISRAGLGHQTKPVGSFLFSGPTGVGKTEVAKQLAEQLGIEFIRFDMSEYAEPHTVSRLIGAPPGYVGFDQGGLLTEAIMRTPHAVLVLDEIEKAHPNLFNLLLQVMDSATLTDNNGKKADFRNVILIMTTNAGARDLSSGGVGFRNASDTKGNAKGAIERTFTPEFRNRLDAWVPFKALDIDVIKLIVDKFIGELNGQLAEKRVLIKLDDEAREWLAKNGFDARYGARPMARLIHDKIKQPLAAELLFGKLAAGGSVNVTVKDDTLLLDV; from the coding sequence ATGCTGTCTAGAGAATTAGAAGAGACACTAAGTTTCGCGGTTGATGAAGCTGTAAAGTACCGTCATGAATACGTGACGCTTGAGCATCTGCTTTTCGCCTTGCTCCAGGACACGTCTGCCCGAAACATCTTGTTCAATTGCGGAGCACGCATCGACGAACTTGCCGACTCGCTTGAAGAGTATTTCTCGACCGTTCTCGAAAAGATGCCCGAGGATGTCAAGCATCTGCCCGAGCTCACCGCAACGTTTCAATCGACCATAAATTATGCTGTTCTTCAGGCCGAGGGAAGCGGACAGCCGATGGTTGACGGCGGCAATATCCTCGCCGCATTTTACCAGGCTGAGCAGAGCTACGCGGTTTACTTGCTTTTGCAGCAAGGCGTCTCACGCCTCGATATTCTCAATTATATCTCTCATGGCATCTCGAAGGTCGATGGCGTCGGGCCGATGCCCGAAGGATTTGATGAAGACGATGAGTTCTCGGGCGGCGGCGGACAACGTCCGCAGGCGAAACCGCTTGAGAGCTTTACGGTCGAACTGGTCGCACGCGCGAAAGAAGGTTTGATCGACCCGATCGTCGGTCGCGGGGCCGAGATCGAGCGAACGATACAGGTCCTTTGCCGCAGGAAAAAGAACAATCCGCTTTATGTCGGAGAACCCGGCGTCGGAAAGACCGCATTGGCCGAGGGGCTTGCTTTGAAGATCAGTGAAGGTGACGTCCCCGAGGTTTTGAAAGACGCAAAGGTCTTTGCTTTAGATATGGGCGCGGTGCTTGCCGGAACGCGGTATCGCGGCGATTTTGAACAACGGTTCAAAGCGATAATTGCCGACCTTAAGAAAGAAGACAACGCGATCCTTTTTATCGATGAGATACATACCATCGTCGGGGCCGGATCGGTATCGGGCGGTTCGATGGATGCGTCCAATATTCTGAAACCTGCGCTTGCTGCGGGTGAGTTGCGTTGTATCGGTTCGACCACCCATGCCGAGTATAAAGCGGCCTTCGACCGCGATCGGGCGCTTGCCCGCCGATTTCAGAAGATCGACATCGGCGAGCCGACCGTAGATGAAACATTTCAGATCCTAAAGGGCCTAAAACGATTTTACGAAGACCATCACGGCGTTAAATATTCTAATGAATCGCTCCGTACGGCGGCAGAGTTGGCTGGAAAATATATTAATGACCGCTTTTTGCCTGATAAAGCGATCGACGTGATCGACGAAGTTGGCGCGGCCGTAAAGCTTATGCCGGCCGGCCGGCGTCCGAAAAAGGTCTCGGTTCAGATGGTCGAAAATACCGTCGCCCGCATGGCAAAGATCCCCCCGAAATCGGTCGTCGGCGATGAGAAAGCAAGACTCAGATCGCTTCGTGACGATATCAAGCGGTACATCTTCGGGCAGGATGAAGCGATCGATAAAGTGGTCGATGCGATACAGATCTCGAGGGCCGGGCTCGGCCATCAGACGAAACCTGTCGGATCGTTTTTGTTCTCCGGCCCGACCGGAGTCGGCAAGACCGAAGTTGCCAAACAGTTGGCCGAACAGCTCGGGATCGAGTTCATTCGTTTTGATATGAGTGAATACGCCGAACCGCATACCGTCTCGCGCCTCATTGGCGCGCCACCGGGATATGTCGGTTTTGACCAGGGCGGTTTACTCACCGAAGCGATCATGCGAACGCCGCATGCCGTGCTCGTGCTGGACGAGATCGAGAAAGCTCATCCGAATCTTTTTAATCTGCTTCTTCAGGTGATGGATTCGGCGACGCTCACCGATAACAACGGCAAGAAGGCCGACTTTCGAAACGTGATCCTGATAATGACCACGAATGCCGGCGCGCGTGACCTTTCGTCGGGCGGCGTGGGTTTTCGTAATGCTTCGGACACGAAAGGAAATGCGAAAGGCGCCATCGAAAGAACGTTTACACCGGAGTTTCGAAATCGCCTCGACGCATGGGTCCCGTTCAAGGCTCTCGACATCGATGTGATCAAGCTGATCGTTGACAAATTTATCGGCGAATTGAATGGCCAATTGGCCGAAAAACGCGTCTTGATAAAGCTCGACGACGAGGCTCGCGAATGGCTTGCAAAGAATGGCTTCGATGCACGCTATGGTGCGCGCCCGATGGCGCGGTTGATACACGACAAGATCAAACAACCGCTTGCCGCCGAGTTGTTATTCGGAAAGCTTGCTGCCGGCGGAAGCGTCAACGTAACAGTGAAAGACGATACGTTACTTCTTGATGTTTAG
- a CDS encoding homoserine kinase → MQEVTVRVPATVSNVVCGFDCLGFALSEPFDEMTVRKIDEPTVKITNLDDFGLPDDPWRNVAGIALLALIERAGCKNGFEIISTKHIKPGSGIGSSAASACGAVVAANKLLGSRFSDPELVELAMAGEELASGSRHADNVAPCIYGGFVLVRSTDPLDIVRLGKPPFWATVIHPQIEIRTADARALLPNNVPLRDAVKNWSNLGAFVAAINSGDTQLLARAMTDHIVEPVRSKLIPLFAEVRSASLEAGALGGGISGSGPSIFMLSETRVVAKSVEAAMISVYSRSGIDFLTYVSPISGNGVTETERR, encoded by the coding sequence ATGCAGGAAGTAACCGTCAGAGTTCCGGCAACAGTATCTAACGTCGTCTGCGGCTTCGACTGTCTGGGATTTGCTCTATCGGAACCCTTTGACGAAATGACCGTCAGAAAGATCGATGAGCCGACCGTGAAGATCACGAATCTAGATGATTTCGGGCTGCCTGACGACCCGTGGCGGAATGTTGCGGGAATCGCACTTCTGGCTTTGATCGAAAGGGCTGGCTGCAAGAACGGTTTTGAGATCATTTCAACGAAACACATCAAACCGGGCAGCGGCATCGGGTCTAGCGCGGCAAGCGCATGCGGTGCGGTCGTCGCTGCTAATAAATTGCTTGGCAGTCGATTCTCGGATCCGGAATTGGTCGAGCTTGCAATGGCCGGCGAGGAGCTCGCTTCGGGTTCGCGGCATGCTGACAATGTTGCTCCATGCATATACGGCGGCTTTGTGCTGGTGCGGTCGACCGACCCGCTCGATATCGTCCGCCTCGGCAAGCCGCCGTTTTGGGCGACGGTAATTCATCCGCAGATCGAGATCAGGACCGCTGACGCTAGAGCCCTTCTGCCTAATAATGTCCCGCTTCGAGACGCTGTCAAGAATTGGAGCAATCTCGGAGCTTTTGTTGCCGCAATTAACAGCGGCGACACGCAATTGCTTGCACGAGCAATGACCGATCATATCGTCGAACCTGTTCGCAGCAAGCTGATACCGCTTTTCGCAGAGGTCAGATCGGCTTCGCTCGAAGCCGGAGCGCTCGGCGGCGGCATCTCGGGATCGGGCCCGTCGATCTTTATGCTGAGCGAGACGAGAGTCGTCGCGAAATCGGTCGAGGCAGCGATGATCAGCGTCTATTCAAGGAGCGGTATCGACTTCCTCACGTACGTTTCGCCGATTTCGGGCAACGGCGTTACGGAAACAGAACGAAGATAG